TTTTCGTTTACCGGGAGCACGAAATTCATTGCAGAAAAGATTGCAGAAACAACAGGCGCCGACATTACGGAGTTAAGAATAAGCAAGAACTATCCGGCAGAAGGATTTGGAAAGTACTTCTGGGGAGGAAAGAGCGTTATTTTTGGTGAGAAGCCAAAACTGATAAATAAACCCATTGATTTAAACAAGTATGATACGATTATAATCGGCACCCCTATCTGGGCCGGGTCGTTTACGCCGCCGATAAAAAGCCTGATCAGCCAATATAAAATCCAGGGCAAACGGATCGCGCTGTTTGCCAGCCATGGAGGAGGCGGAGCTCAAAAGTGCTTTACAAAACTAAAGAAAGAGCTTTCCGGGAATGAGTTCCTCAGTGAAATAGATTTTGTAGAACCTAAGAAAAGCTTAGAGGAGAACTTGTCTAAAGCAGTGAAATGGTCTCAAAACCTGGCCATCTGATAAACCATGCGCTGCTGCCCGCCATAGATCTGACGGATCCTGTGACAAAAAATATCTTGCAAAGTTTAGAAAAATTCGTTATGCTGATCTTAATTATGGAAAGGGAGGTGGCTTGATGTCGTCTATTCGCTAAGATAATGAACAATAAAATTTAGCTCTCATATCACGAGGGTTTTTTTGCTGTACTTATTTTGCGGATATATGAAGCTCAGGCTGCCTTTAATTTGATTGAAAAAAATTATAGGTTTTATTTACGCAGGCGATGAGTCAGATGAACATAAATCCATGTTCACCTGGTGACTGCCGCAATAACCAGGGAAACCAGCAAAGCTTGTTTCTTTGTGTTAGTGTAAAATAAGTAAGCAGATATCTCTAAGTGACAGAGTTACCTGCTTTTTTATTGTTCAGAATATTACACTGTTAAAATAAATTATTTTGATCAAAAGGAGAAAGCATATTTTATTATGATCAGAGATTTTAAAGAAACCGATATCGGACAAATTATGAAAATATGGCTTAATACCAATATCAATGCCCATCATTTCATTGACAGCAGCTATTGGATAAACAGCTATGCTGCAGTAGGGAAAATTCTGCCTCAGGCAACCGTTTATGTGTATGATTCCAATGATCAGATCCAGGGGTTCCTTGG
The nucleotide sequence above comes from Lacrimispora sp. BS-2. Encoded proteins:
- a CDS encoding flavodoxin; translation: MSTLVVYFSFTGSTKFIAEKIAETTGADITELRISKNYPAEGFGKYFWGGKSVIFGEKPKLINKPIDLNKYDTIIIGTPIWAGSFTPPIKSLISQYKIQGKRIALFASHGGGGAQKCFTKLKKELSGNEFLSEIDFVEPKKSLEENLSKAVKWSQNLAI